In Brevibacillus brevis, a genomic segment contains:
- a CDS encoding glycosyl hydrolase family 18 protein: MKKKPLLHIWLVSLAFLTYGFTLAVGVPSSAASTNSLRDIAGSYAASQIRSLYAAGIVSGDENGYFHPKSPVTRAEFVSMLDRTLGIKPVAGTVPVFADVPKSSWAYGYIQAAVSLNMANGTSATAFSPNRTISRQEAAAFLVRALALKTSSSSKPSVKDAAAISDWARTSVSAAMQKQWLVGFQGYFRPAAALSREETAVILKRILDEQKGQTVSAKPLVSLGWQYQSTTKEFIAQVQKTSVNTLSPRWYFLQKDGSILDYSDPSLVKWAKDNGKKVWALFGNQFDADATHAMLSDKAKRTAVVQKLGSFVDKYQLNGINVDFEGFDPSDRDNFTAFIKELATALHAKGAVLSVDIPPDTGTDWSEPFDFAKLSASADYLVLMAYEEHWAGSSQPGSVASIPWFEYVIGSVLDDIPSQKLIVGMPLYTRDWYQAGGQWQSTDLTVPESYQRLSQYKANTGWDGGIGQYRSRYQMQGATHTIWLEESRSISLKVQSSLNRQVGGLAYWYIGSESNDMWTAITNAITLKQVRQRL, from the coding sequence ATGAAGAAAAAACCACTCTTACATATTTGGCTGGTATCACTCGCGTTTTTGACGTATGGCTTCACGTTGGCCGTCGGCGTGCCTTCTTCCGCGGCGTCAACGAATAGCCTGCGCGATATTGCAGGCAGTTATGCAGCCTCACAAATCCGATCCCTGTATGCGGCCGGTATCGTTTCCGGTGACGAAAACGGGTATTTTCACCCCAAAAGCCCTGTCACCCGTGCAGAATTTGTCTCCATGCTCGACCGGACTCTCGGGATCAAGCCAGTCGCTGGCACCGTTCCTGTCTTCGCGGATGTGCCCAAATCCTCGTGGGCTTACGGATACATCCAGGCGGCAGTCTCCCTGAACATGGCAAACGGCACGAGCGCGACTGCTTTTTCGCCGAATCGGACGATTTCCCGTCAGGAAGCAGCTGCTTTTTTGGTCAGAGCTCTTGCTCTGAAAACGTCCTCCTCGTCCAAGCCGTCCGTCAAGGATGCGGCTGCCATTTCCGACTGGGCGCGGACCTCTGTCAGCGCGGCCATGCAAAAACAATGGCTGGTCGGCTTCCAGGGCTATTTCCGTCCGGCGGCAGCTCTCTCCCGCGAAGAGACGGCTGTCATTTTAAAGAGGATTCTGGATGAACAAAAGGGACAGACTGTTTCGGCAAAGCCTTTGGTTTCACTAGGCTGGCAGTATCAATCTACGACAAAGGAGTTTATCGCCCAGGTACAGAAGACCAGTGTAAACACGCTCTCCCCTCGCTGGTACTTCTTGCAGAAAGACGGCTCTATCCTTGATTATTCGGACCCTTCCCTGGTGAAGTGGGCAAAGGATAACGGAAAGAAAGTATGGGCGTTGTTCGGCAATCAATTTGACGCGGACGCGACGCATGCGATGCTGTCCGACAAGGCCAAGCGGACTGCCGTCGTGCAAAAGCTGGGCTCTTTCGTCGACAAGTATCAGCTGAACGGGATCAATGTCGACTTCGAAGGTTTCGATCCGTCCGATCGGGACAATTTTACCGCTTTTATCAAAGAGCTTGCTACCGCCTTGCACGCCAAAGGGGCCGTCCTTTCCGTAGACATTCCGCCCGACACCGGCACGGATTGGAGCGAACCGTTTGACTTTGCGAAATTGTCCGCTTCCGCAGACTACCTCGTGCTGATGGCCTACGAGGAGCACTGGGCAGGCAGCTCCCAGCCCGGATCGGTTGCGTCCATTCCGTGGTTCGAGTACGTCATCGGAAGCGTGCTGGACGACATCCCGTCGCAAAAGCTCATCGTCGGAATGCCCTTGTACACTCGGGACTGGTACCAAGCCGGCGGCCAATGGCAGTCGACCGATCTGACCGTTCCGGAGTCGTATCAACGGCTCTCGCAATACAAGGCAAATACAGGATGGGATGGAGGTATCGGGCAATACCGCTCTCGTTATCAGATGCAAGGGGCGACCCATACGATCTGGCTCGAAGAAAGCCGGTCCATCAGCCTGAAAGTTCAATCCAGCCTGAATCGGCAGGTAGGCGGTCTTGCCTACTGGTACATCGGTTCGGAATCGAATGACATGTGGACCGCCATCACCAATGCCATCACCCTCAAACAGGTACGGCAAAGACTATAG
- a CDS encoding YpdA family putative bacillithiol disulfide reductase produces MEDVLIVGAGPCGLAAAIACKRAGLNPINIEKGSLVHSIYRYPTYMIFHSTAERLEIGDIPFPTPNEKPTRQEALQYYRLVAAREQLRIRSFETVTGTKPMEDGGFRVTTSDRFGDAHTYETRNLIIATGYFDNPNRLNIPGEDLPKVSSFYKEAHPYAGLKVAIVGGNNSAVDASMELERAGAEVTVIYRRNELSEKVKAWTRPVFESLVEKGRIRMMFGSVVESIGEKTIRVRTGEQTVELENDHVFTLIGYRPDRTLLESLGVEMDHQTGSPQHHPETMETNVPGVYIAGVIAAGHRANAIFIENGRFHGDLIARHITSRHGWLVSRTTSSTRAACPRSGGSAGGRRFVGRVGRCW; encoded by the coding sequence ATGGAAGACGTACTGATTGTGGGTGCTGGGCCATGCGGGCTCGCGGCAGCAATCGCGTGCAAGCGCGCGGGGTTGAACCCGATCAATATAGAAAAAGGGTCACTGGTCCACTCCATATACAGATATCCGACGTACATGATTTTCCACAGCACAGCGGAGCGGTTGGAAATTGGCGACATTCCGTTCCCTACACCAAACGAGAAACCGACCCGTCAGGAAGCACTCCAATACTACCGGCTGGTGGCGGCGCGTGAACAGCTGCGCATTCGCAGCTTTGAGACGGTGACCGGGACGAAGCCGATGGAAGACGGCGGATTCCGGGTGACGACTTCGGACCGTTTTGGAGACGCGCATACGTATGAAACCAGGAATCTCATTATTGCGACGGGCTATTTTGACAATCCGAATCGGTTGAATATCCCGGGGGAGGACCTCCCCAAAGTCTCTTCCTTTTACAAGGAGGCACACCCGTATGCGGGGCTGAAAGTGGCCATCGTAGGCGGCAACAACTCTGCGGTGGACGCGTCTATGGAGCTCGAGCGGGCAGGGGCGGAAGTGACGGTCATCTACCGGCGGAACGAATTGTCCGAAAAGGTGAAGGCCTGGACGCGCCCCGTGTTTGAAAGCCTGGTCGAAAAAGGGCGGATCCGCATGATGTTCGGCTCTGTTGTGGAATCGATCGGGGAGAAGACGATCCGGGTAAGGACAGGAGAACAGACCGTAGAGCTGGAAAACGATCACGTCTTTACATTGATCGGGTACCGGCCGGATCGCACTTTATTGGAATCGCTCGGGGTGGAAATGGATCACCAGACCGGTAGCCCGCAGCATCATCCGGAGACGATGGAAACCAACGTACCTGGGGTGTATATTGCCGGTGTTATCGCGGCAGGTCACCGTGCAAACGCCATCTTTATCGAAAACGGCCGCTTCCACGGCGACCTGATCGCCCGTCACATCACGTCACGTCACGGCTGGCTCGTTAGCCGGACTACATCTTCCACTCGAGCTGCTTGCCCCCGATCAGGTGGTAGTGCAGGTGGAAGACGGTTTGTTGGCCGTGTTGGCCGATGTTGGTGA
- a CDS encoding histidine triad nucleotide-binding protein, which yields MDCLFCKIVNNEIPSKKVYEDEHVVAFHDINPIAPVHVLMIPKKHISSLLAIAPEDKELIGHLHLALQNVAKTMDVKDSGFRVITNIGQHGQQTVFHLHYHLIGGKQLEWKM from the coding sequence ATGGACTGTCTCTTTTGCAAAATCGTCAACAATGAAATCCCATCGAAAAAAGTGTACGAGGATGAGCATGTCGTAGCTTTTCATGACATCAACCCGATTGCTCCCGTACACGTTTTGATGATCCCGAAAAAACACATTTCTTCTCTGCTGGCAATCGCTCCGGAGGACAAGGAGTTGATCGGGCATCTCCACCTCGCCCTGCAAAACGTTGCGAAAACGATGGACGTCAAGGATTCCGGCTTCCGTGTGATCACCAACATCGGCCAACACGGCCAACAAACCGTCTTCCACCTGCACTACCACCTGATCGGGGGCAAGCAGCTCGAGTGGAAGATGTAG
- a CDS encoding DUF3147 family protein, producing MLDYLIKFIMGGAIVVLATYFSKTKNIFLSGIITTLPIITLLNMMLQIKYMNAQEFHLAQKSGILGAIGLVLFIASCYVLTNWVKPSYAIGFGIVILFLYFWTYRQIAG from the coding sequence ATGCTCGATTATTTGATCAAATTTATAATGGGTGGCGCTATCGTCGTATTGGCTACCTACTTCAGCAAGACCAAAAATATTTTCCTTTCCGGCATTATCACGACATTGCCCATCATCACTCTCTTGAACATGATGCTCCAGATCAAATATATGAACGCTCAGGAGTTCCACCTTGCCCAAAAGAGCGGAATCCTCGGCGCCATAGGACTCGTCTTGTTCATCGCATCCTGCTATGTGCTGACCAACTGGGTGAAACCGTCGTACGCGATCGGCTTTGGAATCGTCATTCTGTTTCTTTATTTCTGGACGTACAGACAGATTGCGGGATAA
- a CDS encoding VOC family protein — protein sequence MTKEFWFNLPVKDVQKSKAFFTRIGFAPNPRFGDSDNQASLYIGEKQVVLMLFPEAAFKQFTGTEIPDLTNGSQVLFSIDAQSKEEVDELLEKVVEAGGTIFSKPKDQGWMYGAGFADLDGHRWNVLYMDASKMPTP from the coding sequence ATGACGAAGGAATTTTGGTTCAATCTACCCGTGAAGGACGTACAGAAATCCAAAGCCTTTTTTACCCGTATCGGCTTCGCACCCAATCCTCGATTTGGAGACAGCGACAATCAAGCGAGCCTGTACATCGGGGAGAAGCAAGTAGTCTTGATGCTCTTTCCGGAAGCTGCTTTCAAGCAATTTACCGGCACGGAGATCCCGGATTTGACAAATGGCAGCCAGGTTCTCTTTTCCATCGATGCGCAGAGCAAAGAGGAAGTGGATGAATTGTTGGAAAAAGTGGTAGAGGCAGGCGGAACTATTTTCAGCAAGCCAAAAGACCAAGGCTGGATGTACGGTGCGGGGTTCGCCGATCTGGACGGACATCGGTGGAACGTGCTGTACATGGATGCCAGCAAAATGCCTACCCCGTAA
- a CDS encoding MerR family transcriptional regulator: MLYTVKEVSTLSNVTIKTLHHYHKIGLLLPRQISESGYRLYGQQELEKLQEILFYRELDLSLEQIKRLLEREVDRPKILVEQQAMLRQKARRLERVMKTLEQSIQAMEAGVTMDQKEMFAGFASEKEWREALREQRDYLQETYQVDLDTREIDVTRMNEQAQEAVAFMTEMANALKSGVKHSDKRVHEAIRRHLEFLGKHGHAVTPRGFADQTRFFLQDDFHLQMLEGQQTGLAYYLSAAAESFASA, from the coding sequence GTGCTGTACACGGTAAAGGAAGTTTCGACGCTGTCCAATGTCACGATCAAGACGCTGCATCACTACCATAAAATCGGACTTCTCTTGCCGCGGCAGATCAGCGAGTCCGGCTATCGGCTGTACGGGCAGCAGGAGCTGGAAAAATTGCAGGAAATCTTGTTTTACCGGGAGCTGGACCTCTCTTTGGAGCAAATCAAACGGCTGCTGGAGAGAGAGGTGGACCGCCCCAAAATTTTGGTCGAGCAACAGGCAATGCTCCGGCAAAAGGCACGCAGGCTGGAGAGGGTGATGAAGACGCTGGAACAATCTATTCAAGCAATGGAGGCAGGAGTAACGATGGATCAAAAAGAGATGTTTGCAGGTTTTGCGAGCGAGAAAGAGTGGAGGGAAGCCCTCCGGGAGCAAAGAGATTATTTGCAGGAGACGTATCAGGTCGACCTCGATACACGTGAAATCGATGTGACAAGGATGAACGAACAGGCCCAGGAAGCCGTAGCGTTTATGACGGAAATGGCGAATGCGCTGAAGTCCGGGGTCAAGCATTCGGATAAACGGGTGCACGAAGCCATCCGCCGCCATCTGGAGTTTCTCGGAAAGCACGGACATGCTGTGACGCCACGCGGCTTTGCCGACCAGACGCGGTTCTTCCTGCAGGATGACTTTCATTTGCAGATGCTGGAAGGGCAGCAGACCGGTTTGGCTTATTATTTGTCCGCCGCAGCTGAGTCGTTCGCCTCAGCGTAG
- a CDS encoding acyl-CoA thioesterase/bile acid-CoA:amino acid N-acyltransferase family protein: protein MMQPLIEVTPPVAMLDVPVHITLSGFAPHQLITLHATLTDGLPGGEMTASSHAIFQADAEGNVDLVSQAPLFGTYEGIDPMGLFWSMHVQTLRFFSPNSLDTFEFAPRSTDIHLTAEVNGQPVAKAAVTRIFVSPTIAIEKIRDDGLVGLYFHDPQAEPRPAILVLGGSEGGIGSCSQFAALFASHGYPALALAYFQCDDLPDDLSRIPLEYIQQAISWLKRQRHVQSESIAVFGRSKGAELALVIGSIDPEVRAVIASSPSSTVCIGTDRERPGSDLFSPQSSWSFRGEPLPFVPWTEEQSKEAKARLESGQRIDHLHAQSWKDCKWLEEATISVERINGPILLLSSDDDHWWPAAEHCERIVARLQEKGFPHEVVHLRYPDTGHMIRFPYIPTTRTRLNGGTAKNNAYASEHSWREVLRFLQKVFTVKSDAGP from the coding sequence ATGATGCAGCCACTGATTGAAGTCACGCCACCCGTTGCCATGCTGGACGTCCCAGTCCACATTACCTTGAGCGGCTTTGCGCCGCATCAGTTGATCACATTGCACGCGACCCTGACTGACGGTCTGCCCGGCGGAGAAATGACGGCATCTTCCCATGCCATTTTTCAGGCAGATGCGGAAGGAAACGTCGACCTCGTATCCCAGGCGCCTCTGTTCGGGACGTACGAAGGAATCGACCCGATGGGATTGTTTTGGTCGATGCACGTCCAGACCCTTCGGTTTTTCAGCCCCAACTCCCTCGATACCTTCGAGTTCGCTCCTCGCTCTACCGACATCCATTTGACCGCTGAAGTCAACGGCCAACCGGTTGCAAAAGCAGCCGTTACCCGCATCTTTGTCTCTCCGACCATTGCGATTGAGAAAATTCGAGATGACGGGCTCGTCGGTCTGTATTTCCATGATCCACAAGCTGAGCCTCGGCCAGCCATCCTCGTATTGGGAGGAAGCGAAGGCGGGATCGGATCGTGCTCCCAATTCGCCGCGTTGTTCGCGTCTCACGGCTACCCTGCCCTCGCCTTGGCTTACTTTCAGTGCGACGATCTCCCCGACGATCTGAGCCGGATTCCTTTGGAGTACATACAACAGGCCATCTCCTGGCTAAAGCGCCAGCGGCACGTCCAATCCGAGAGCATCGCCGTTTTCGGCCGTTCGAAAGGCGCTGAACTGGCCCTCGTCATCGGCTCGATCGATCCAGAGGTACGGGCAGTCATTGCGTCGAGCCCCAGCTCGACGGTCTGTATCGGAACCGATCGCGAACGTCCTGGATCCGACTTGTTTTCACCACAATCCTCCTGGTCGTTCCGCGGAGAGCCGCTGCCGTTCGTGCCCTGGACCGAAGAGCAGTCCAAAGAAGCCAAGGCGCGCCTCGAATCCGGGCAGCGAATTGACCATTTGCACGCCCAGTCATGGAAAGACTGCAAATGGCTGGAAGAGGCAACGATATCCGTGGAGCGAATCAATGGACCGATCCTTTTGCTCTCGTCGGATGATGACCACTGGTGGCCGGCTGCCGAGCATTGCGAGCGCATCGTCGCCCGCTTGCAGGAAAAAGGGTTCCCGCATGAAGTCGTTCATCTGCGCTATCCCGATACGGGACACATGATCCGCTTCCCGTACATCCCCACCACAAGGACGCGGCTCAACGGCGGCACGGCCAAAAACAACGCCTACGCCAGCGAGCATTCGTGGAGGGAGGTCCTGCGTTTTTTGCAAAAGGTGTTTACCGTGAAGTCCGACGCGGGTCCCTGA
- a CDS encoding Rrf2 family transcriptional regulator — translation MKISSRFSVAVHILSLLSIETTAHCTSEWIAGSVNTNPVIIRRVLGQLKKAGMVQVRSGTGGASLTKELNEITLLDVYRAVDVVEEGRLFHIHEQPNPECPVGANIQFVLELILTRAQNAMEDILGSVTLEQLVSDLRLQMVQNG, via the coding sequence ATGAAAATCAGCAGCCGTTTTTCTGTCGCAGTCCACATCCTGTCGCTGCTTTCCATCGAGACGACGGCGCACTGTACGTCAGAATGGATCGCGGGCAGTGTCAATACCAATCCGGTGATCATCCGCCGTGTCCTGGGCCAGCTGAAAAAGGCCGGGATGGTTCAGGTCCGTTCGGGGACGGGAGGGGCATCACTCACGAAAGAGCTGAACGAGATTACGCTGCTCGATGTGTACCGGGCAGTCGATGTCGTGGAGGAAGGCCGCCTATTCCACATACACGAGCAGCCGAATCCGGAATGTCCGGTCGGAGCGAATATCCAGTTTGTGCTGGAACTCATATTGACCCGTGCCCAAAACGCGATGGAAGACATCCTGGGCAGCGTGACATTGGAGCAGCTCGTCTCCGATTTGCGGCTGCAGATGGTGCAAAACGGGTAA
- a CDS encoding sigma 54-interacting transcriptional regulator has translation MVPDMIQPIHTYLRPTDTLEDAARVMLETRFDVLPVGDEHGRLVGVFSRTSLYRMILEKVPSHSSIARYVKAEAVTTQLERLDQLTFEELERVIQNSQVGSSIIIDSERRIIGVLTKSRVVNALVESKNDLREQLEAILQSAKREAEPRGEGSLLADKAAAAQVHQATYHWEHILTRDKGMKQLIVAAQKAARRDTTILLRGESGTGKELFAHALHHTSKRAKGPFVTINCASVPEHLLEAEFFGYETGAFTGADRAGRMGKLELAHGGTLFLDEIGDMALHLQAKLLRVIEGKEFYRVGGTKPIRADVRIISATNAPLEEMISQKTFREELYYRLQVVTLSIPPLRARAGDILLLANAFIKQLNPILETAVTGIEESVQKVLYQYEWPGNIRQLRNVIERGMIMAEMGKISFADLPDDLLGKARDIHGKKVLQVAEKTELERALRETDGNKAKAARLLGISRSAFYEKLKKLKL, from the coding sequence ATGGTACCTGACATGATACAGCCGATCCACACCTACCTTCGTCCGACTGATACCTTGGAGGATGCCGCTCGCGTGATGCTGGAGACGCGCTTTGACGTCTTGCCCGTGGGTGATGAGCACGGACGTCTGGTAGGTGTTTTTTCGCGCACCTCTCTCTATCGCATGATCCTGGAAAAAGTTCCGTCGCATTCTTCGATTGCCCGGTATGTCAAAGCGGAAGCCGTGACGACGCAGCTGGAGCGGCTGGATCAGCTCACGTTTGAGGAGCTGGAGCGGGTAATTCAAAACAGCCAGGTCGGCTCCAGCATCATCATTGACAGCGAGCGAAGAATCATCGGGGTGTTGACCAAATCCCGTGTGGTCAATGCGCTGGTCGAATCGAAAAACGATTTGCGGGAGCAGCTGGAGGCGATCTTGCAATCAGCCAAGCGGGAGGCTGAGCCAAGGGGCGAGGGTTCCTTGCTTGCGGATAAAGCTGCTGCGGCACAGGTCCATCAGGCTACGTACCACTGGGAGCACATCCTTACGCGGGACAAGGGGATGAAGCAGCTGATCGTCGCCGCGCAAAAAGCGGCCCGCCGAGACACGACGATCCTGTTGCGAGGGGAAAGCGGAACCGGAAAAGAGCTGTTTGCCCATGCTCTCCACCATACCAGCAAACGCGCCAAAGGACCGTTCGTGACGATCAACTGCGCATCGGTGCCGGAGCACTTGCTGGAAGCGGAATTTTTCGGGTATGAAACCGGCGCGTTCACAGGCGCGGACCGGGCGGGAAGAATGGGCAAGCTGGAGCTGGCCCATGGCGGCACCCTGTTTCTCGACGAGATCGGCGACATGGCCTTGCACCTTCAGGCAAAGCTCTTGCGGGTCATCGAAGGAAAAGAGTTCTACCGAGTCGGGGGGACGAAGCCGATTCGTGCCGATGTTCGCATCATTTCTGCGACGAATGCGCCGCTGGAAGAGATGATTTCCCAAAAAACGTTTCGCGAAGAGCTGTACTACCGTCTCCAGGTCGTCACTTTGTCTATTCCTCCGCTCCGGGCCCGGGCAGGGGACATCCTTTTGCTGGCCAACGCTTTCATCAAGCAGCTCAATCCCATTCTCGAGACTGCGGTCACCGGGATCGAGGAGTCTGTGCAAAAGGTGCTGTACCAGTATGAGTGGCCAGGGAATATCCGCCAGCTTCGCAACGTTATCGAAAGAGGGATGATCATGGCGGAAATGGGGAAGATCTCATTTGCCGACCTGCCGGACGATCTGCTGGGCAAGGCTCGGGACATCCATGGAAAGAAGGTGCTGCAGGTGGCGGAAAAGACGGAGCTGGAGCGGGCTCTGCGCGAGACCGACGGAAACAAGGCGAAGGCGGCCCGTTTGCTCGGGATCAGCAGGTCTGCCTTTTACGAAAAATTGAAAAAATTAAAGCTGTAA
- a CDS encoding thiolase family protein: MVREAVIVEAVRTPIGRRGGVLSQTRPDELAAEVLREVVNRSGISAELVEDVILGCVSQVSEQAGDIARVAALIAGFPIEVPGTTIDRQCGSSQQAVHFAAQAILSGDMDVVIAGGVESMSRVPMGSTSQGAKRSEKLTSRFELINQGLSAERIAQKWGFSRSQLDEYAAESHLRALRAQEEGRFEREIMPLTVTLPDGSRGRVFQDEGPRKGSTVEKLGTLRPSFQEDGRIHAGNASQISDGAAAILLMSREKAESLGVRPRARIVARSVVGSDPTLMLTGPIAATEKVLRKAGLTLADMDLYEVNEAFAPVPLCWMTELGADPDKLNPNGGAIALGHPLGASGARVMVTLLHELERTGKRYGLQAICEGLGMANATIIERLD, from the coding sequence ATGGTACGTGAGGCTGTGATTGTTGAGGCGGTGCGCACCCCGATCGGGAGACGTGGCGGAGTACTGAGCCAAACCAGACCGGATGAGCTTGCAGCGGAGGTGTTGCGGGAGGTGGTGAACCGCAGCGGGATATCTGCTGAGCTGGTGGAAGACGTCATCTTGGGCTGCGTGTCCCAGGTGAGCGAGCAGGCGGGGGACATCGCCCGCGTCGCTGCGTTGATCGCCGGCTTTCCGATCGAAGTGCCGGGGACGACGATCGACCGGCAATGCGGATCCAGTCAGCAAGCGGTTCACTTTGCTGCGCAGGCGATTTTGAGCGGCGACATGGACGTGGTGATCGCAGGAGGGGTCGAGAGCATGAGCCGTGTGCCGATGGGCTCCACCAGCCAGGGAGCAAAGCGCAGCGAAAAGCTCACCTCCCGATTTGAGCTGATCAATCAGGGACTGTCAGCGGAGCGCATCGCCCAGAAGTGGGGCTTTTCGCGCAGCCAGTTGGACGAATACGCAGCCGAGAGTCACTTGCGGGCATTGCGGGCGCAGGAAGAAGGAAGATTCGAGAGAGAGATCATGCCGCTCACGGTGACGCTTCCAGATGGCTCCCGGGGGCGAGTCTTCCAGGATGAAGGGCCGCGCAAAGGCTCGACTGTGGAAAAGCTGGGGACGCTAAGGCCGTCCTTTCAGGAAGATGGGCGGATCCACGCGGGCAATGCCAGCCAAATCAGCGACGGAGCTGCCGCGATCCTGCTCATGTCCCGGGAAAAAGCGGAAAGCTTGGGCGTAAGGCCCCGCGCGCGCATCGTAGCCAGATCGGTGGTAGGCTCGGATCCAACGCTCATGCTGACAGGTCCGATCGCTGCCACAGAGAAAGTGCTCCGGAAGGCTGGACTGACTCTCGCAGACATGGACCTGTACGAAGTGAATGAAGCATTCGCGCCGGTTCCCCTTTGCTGGATGACCGAGCTGGGCGCTGATCCTGACAAACTGAATCCAAACGGAGGAGCAATTGCGCTGGGACATCCGCTCGGTGCGAGCGGAGCGCGGGTGATGGTGACGCTTCTGCACGAGCTGGAGCGCACGGGCAAACGGTACGGATTACAGGCGATTTGCGAAGGCCTCGGCATGGCGAACGCCACGATCATCGAACGGCTCGACTAA
- a CDS encoding CaiB/BaiF CoA-transferase family protein, giving the protein MLSGILVIDFTQHLPGPYATLRLADRGATVVKVETPQGDPARRSVIKTHGESELFLANGRNKQSVVLNLKEESQRYVALDLIRQADVVLESFRPGVAGRLGIGYEDAVKVNPGIVYCSLSGYGQSGPMHQLGSHDINYMALGGALAQLKDDGGSPIPPSLTFADMAGGMAAAEAILAALVQRGKTGKGAYLDIAIADVVLAMMTTHVTIESATGEPHGLSILSRGLVAYGIYRTKDDRYVALGALESKFWENFCVAVERPQWRPAGRTPPHPDNPVYQEMKTLFQSRTLAEWTAFSLEVDCCLTPVLEVGELDAHPQIQSRGLIQERWGHRYVGTCYQEPGPVLDAAMPAPGLGEHTDEWLRRLMKNS; this is encoded by the coding sequence ATGCTGTCAGGAATCCTCGTCATCGACTTTACCCAGCACCTTCCTGGACCGTATGCGACACTGCGACTGGCTGATCGGGGCGCGACCGTCGTGAAAGTGGAGACGCCGCAGGGCGACCCCGCACGCCGATCCGTCATCAAAACCCATGGGGAAAGCGAGCTGTTTCTCGCCAACGGTCGCAACAAGCAAAGCGTCGTCCTCAATCTCAAGGAAGAGTCCCAGCGCTACGTCGCCCTCGATCTGATCAGGCAGGCGGACGTGGTGCTCGAGAGCTTTCGTCCGGGCGTAGCGGGGCGCCTCGGCATCGGCTATGAGGATGCCGTAAAAGTAAACCCTGGCATCGTGTACTGCTCGCTGTCGGGCTATGGACAAAGCGGGCCGATGCACCAGCTGGGGAGTCATGACATCAATTACATGGCTCTCGGCGGCGCTTTGGCGCAATTGAAGGACGATGGCGGCTCACCGATTCCGCCTAGCTTGACCTTTGCCGACATGGCAGGCGGGATGGCTGCAGCGGAGGCAATTTTGGCGGCGCTGGTGCAGCGCGGGAAAACAGGGAAAGGCGCCTATCTGGACATCGCGATAGCGGATGTCGTGCTGGCGATGATGACGACGCATGTCACGATCGAGTCGGCCACAGGCGAGCCGCACGGGCTCTCCATCCTGTCCAGAGGGTTGGTCGCATACGGGATCTACCGGACAAAGGATGATCGATACGTGGCACTGGGTGCTCTGGAGTCGAAATTTTGGGAAAATTTTTGCGTGGCAGTGGAGCGTCCGCAGTGGCGTCCAGCGGGCAGAACCCCTCCCCATCCGGATAACCCTGTCTACCAAGAAATGAAGACATTGTTTCAGAGCCGCACACTGGCGGAATGGACAGCATTTTCCCTGGAGGTGGACTGCTGTCTGACACCGGTGCTGGAGGTGGGAGAGCTGGACGCTCACCCCCAAATTCAGTCTCGCGGGCTGATTCAGGAGCGCTGGGGGCATCGCTATGTCGGCACTTGCTATCAGGAGCCGGGTCCTGTACTGGATGCCGCTATGCCTGCCCCCGGGCTTGGTGAACATACGGACGAGTGGCTGAGGAGATTGATGAAAAACTCGTGA